The Campylobacter sp. RM10537 genome has a segment encoding these proteins:
- the hemE gene encoding uroporphyrinogen decarboxylase: MIFIDACFKKTTPYTPIWMMRQAGRYLPEYMRVRQEAGDFLSLCKDYKKASKVSLQPVEILGVDAAIIFSDILVVPLEMGMKLRFEKGEGPVFDNPISNIEDLKKLDTQNAHQKLNYVYDALKLTREKLPKDKALIGFCGSPWTIATYMIEGGGSKNYAKCKKMLYQNPELLHLILSNLTEVLKLYLEEQIKAGANAIQIFDSWASALEYNEFFNFSFNYMLKISNFIKNKYPNIPVILFPKGISGYLDKIEGNFDVFGVDWSTPLELARDKLSHKYTLQGNMEPCRLYDKNSIKESVDQILQIMKNKAHIFNLGHGILPDIPVENAKYFIKLVQESSIR, translated from the coding sequence ATGATTTTCATTGATGCTTGTTTTAAAAAAACAACACCTTATACTCCTATTTGGATGATGCGTCAAGCCGGACGTTATTTACCTGAGTATATGAGAGTTCGCCAAGAAGCTGGAGATTTTCTTTCCTTATGTAAAGATTATAAAAAAGCATCCAAAGTAAGTTTACAACCTGTAGAAATTTTAGGAGTAGATGCAGCAATTATTTTTTCAGATATTTTAGTAGTTCCGCTTGAAATGGGAATGAAATTACGTTTTGAAAAAGGAGAAGGACCTGTATTTGATAATCCAATTTCTAATATAGAAGATCTAAAAAAACTAGATACGCAAAATGCCCATCAAAAATTAAATTATGTATATGATGCTTTAAAACTCACTCGAGAAAAACTCCCAAAAGATAAAGCACTTATAGGATTTTGTGGAAGTCCTTGGACTATAGCCACTTATATGATAGAAGGTGGCGGAAGTAAAAACTATGCAAAATGTAAAAAAATGCTTTATCAAAATCCAGAACTTTTGCATCTGATTTTATCAAACCTTACAGAAGTTTTAAAGCTATATCTAGAAGAACAAATCAAAGCAGGAGCTAATGCTATACAAATTTTTGATAGTTGGGCAAGTGCTTTAGAATATAATGAATTTTTTAATTTCTCCTTTAATTATATGCTTAAAATTTCCAATTTTATTAAAAATAAATATCCTAATATACCTGTAATTTTATTCCCTAAAGGAATCAGTGGCTATTTAGATAAGATTGAAGGTAATTTTGATGTTTTTGGAGTTGATTGGAGCACTCCTTTAGAATTAGCGCGAGATAAATTATCTCACAAATATACCCTTCAAGGTAATATGGAACCTTGCAGATTGTATGATAAAAATTCTATTAAAGAAAGTGTGGATCAAATTTTACAAATTATGAAAAATAAAGCACATATTTTTAATTTAGGACATGGTATTTTACCTGATATTCCTGTTGAAAATGCTAAATATTTTATTAAGCTTGTCCAAGAAAGTTCAATTAGATGA
- the pdxA gene encoding 4-hydroxythreonine-4-phosphate dehydrogenase: MKTKIAISVGDLNGIGPEILIHSHESLCEICEPYYFIHEKLLYQSLKILNLNISNANIVYFKESQKFSFELVKNQNGLKIYCFSLPLKFQVNENFTINPGMIDDKSGLYSFLSFQAASYFTLKKYAHALLTLPIHKKAWELAKINYKGHTDALRHFFKKDAIMMLGCNKLFVGLFTEHIPLAKVSKKITFEKLSIFLKNFYEQTHFKKIGILGFNPHAGDYGVIGGKEEDIIIEAISFVNAYLQSKQDEKFFYQALKDKSLQKKIINNFKGKKIYLPYPLVADTAFTRENLKKCNRLIAMYHDLALAPLKALYFEKSINVSLNLPIIRVSVDHGTAFDKAYKNMKINTQSYLEAAKFSIQYHQTKFNKKTKNAKL, encoded by the coding sequence ATGAAAACAAAAATTGCAATTAGCGTTGGCGATCTTAATGGCATAGGTCCTGAAATTTTAATACACTCTCATGAAAGCTTATGTGAAATTTGCGAACCTTATTATTTCATCCATGAAAAATTATTATATCAGTCTTTAAAAATACTCAATTTAAATATTTCAAATGCTAATATTGTTTATTTTAAAGAGAGTCAAAAATTTAGTTTTGAATTAGTTAAAAATCAAAATGGATTAAAAATTTATTGCTTTTCTTTACCTTTAAAATTTCAAGTCAATGAAAATTTTACTATAAATCCAGGAATGATTGATGATAAAAGTGGACTTTATTCTTTTTTAAGTTTTCAAGCTGCGAGCTATTTTACTTTAAAAAAGTATGCACATGCCCTATTAACTTTACCCATACATAAAAAAGCTTGGGAATTAGCAAAAATAAATTATAAAGGTCATACAGACGCTTTAAGACATTTTTTTAAAAAAGATGCCATTATGATGTTAGGTTGCAATAAACTCTTTGTAGGTTTGTTTACTGAGCATATTCCATTAGCAAAAGTCAGTAAAAAAATCACTTTTGAAAAATTAAGTATTTTTTTAAAGAATTTTTATGAACAAACTCATTTTAAAAAAATAGGAATTTTGGGTTTTAATCCTCATGCTGGAGACTATGGGGTGATAGGTGGAAAAGAAGAAGATATTATCATTGAAGCAATTAGTTTTGTTAATGCTTATTTACAATCAAAACAAGATGAAAAATTTTTCTATCAAGCTTTAAAAGATAAAAGTTTACAAAAAAAAATAATCAATAATTTTAAAGGAAAAAAAATCTATTTACCTTATCCTTTAGTTGCTGATACAGCTTTTACTCGAGAAAATTTAAAAAAATGCAATCGTTTAATTGCTATGTATCACGATCTTGCTCTAGCTCCTTTAAAAGCTTTATACTTTGAAAAAAGTATTAATGTAAGTTTAAATTTGCCTATCATTAGAGTTAGTGTTGATCACGGAACCGCATTTGATAAAGCTTATAAAAATATGAAAATTAATACTCAAAGTTATCTTGAAGCTGCTAAATTTAGCATACAATACCATCAAACTAAATTTAATAAGAAAACCAAAAATGCAAAATTATAA
- a CDS encoding pyridoxine 5'-phosphate synthase, translating to MLLGVNIDHIAVLRQARMVNDPDLLEAAFIVAKFGDQITLHVREDRRHTQDFDLKNLIHFCKSPINLECAINEEILNLALTLKPSRITLVPEKREELTTEGGLNLNHPDLKKTIQRLKNENIEVSLFINPKLNDIEKSYELNADFIELHTGLYANLHNALFTNISHTAFALKELQIDRKRLQTHLEEELKALKLCAKKGMQLGLKVAAGHGLNYKNVKEIAKINEICELNIGQSIIARSVFVGLKKAILEMKVLIDENKNCN from the coding sequence ATGCTTTTGGGTGTAAATATTGATCATATTGCTGTTTTAAGACAAGCAAGAATGGTTAATGATCCTGATCTTTTAGAGGCAGCGTTTATTGTAGCAAAATTTGGAGATCAAATCACTTTACATGTAAGAGAAGATCGTCGCCATACTCAAGATTTTGATTTAAAAAATCTTATTCATTTTTGCAAAAGTCCTATTAATTTAGAATGTGCTATTAATGAAGAAATTTTAAATTTAGCTCTTACTCTAAAACCTTCACGTATTACCCTAGTTCCAGAAAAAAGAGAAGAGCTTACCACAGAAGGAGGTCTAAATTTAAATCATCCTGATTTAAAAAAAACCATCCAAAGACTAAAAAATGAAAACATAGAAGTTTCTCTATTTATTAATCCAAAATTAAATGATATTGAAAAATCTTATGAATTAAATGCTGATTTTATAGAGCTTCATACTGGACTTTATGCAAATTTACATAATGCTCTTTTTACCAATATTTCACACACTGCTTTTGCACTTAAAGAATTGCAAATAGACAGAAAAAGACTCCAAACTCATTTAGAAGAAGAATTAAAAGCATTAAAACTTTGTGCTAAAAAAGGTATGCAACTTGGTTTAAAAGTTGCTGCTGGACATGGACTCAACTATAAAAATGTAAAAGAAATTGCAAAAATTAATGAAATATGCGAATTAAATATAGGTCAAAGTATCATAGCAAGATCTGTATTTGTAGGACTTAAAAAAGCTATTTTAGAAATGAAAGTTCTTATAGATGAAAACAAAAATTGCAATTAG
- a CDS encoding Ppx/GppA family phosphatase, which yields MLGIDLGSNTLRAVEMDENFKKIKEYEFIIGAAKNLSKTRQISTEAIEKIKEALNILSKEQNLNKAKAVATAAFRKADNTDEIFKDLKEQFGIHFRVIDAKTEAKISVLGMKKALASLDIKGYFAYCDLGGASCELSFDQYFQSFDFGIISFYEKCNFQNDFPTISFKKILKKYPNFVYKIKDKKLKIHLLIKDKKLKNIAFKAFDEVKELKKVLKKSKARKVILNSGVPTALAALKCGLNYENYDAKKINGKILYTQDFFKFALKIWNMSEKDANFYLGKTRKKYLTAGCFLFFAIFDKEECIVIDEGLREGLCMTNL from the coding sequence ATGTTGGGTATTGATTTAGGATCAAACACTTTAAGAGCAGTTGAAATGGATGAAAATTTCAAAAAAATAAAAGAATATGAATTTATCATAGGAGCAGCAAAAAATTTATCTAAAACTAGACAAATCTCAACCGAAGCCATAGAAAAAATAAAAGAAGCTTTAAATATTTTATCAAAAGAGCAAAATTTAAACAAAGCAAAGGCTGTTGCAACCGCAGCCTTTAGAAAGGCGGATAATACAGATGAAATTTTTAAAGATTTAAAGGAACAATTTGGGATTCATTTTAGGGTTATTGATGCTAAAACTGAAGCTAAAATTAGTGTTTTAGGTATGAAAAAAGCTCTTGCTAGTTTAGATATAAAGGGATATTTTGCTTATTGTGATTTAGGAGGTGCTTCTTGTGAATTATCTTTTGATCAGTATTTTCAAAGTTTTGATTTTGGTATTATAAGTTTTTATGAAAAGTGTAATTTTCAAAATGATTTTCCTACCATTTCTTTTAAAAAAATATTGAAAAAATATCCTAATTTTGTTTATAAAATCAAAGATAAAAAGTTAAAAATTCACTTATTAATCAAAGATAAAAAATTAAAAAATATAGCATTTAAGGCTTTTGATGAGGTTAAAGAACTTAAAAAAGTTTTAAAAAAAAGCAAAGCAAGAAAGGTAATTTTAAATTCAGGTGTTCCTACGGCTTTAGCTGCTTTAAAATGTGGTTTAAATTATGAAAATTATGACGCTAAAAAAATTAATGGCAAAATTTTATATACTCAAGATTTTTTTAAATTTGCATTGAAAATTTGGAATATGAGCGAAAAAGATGCTAATTTTTATCTTGGAAAAACACGTAAAAAATATTTAACCGCGGGTTGCTTTTTATTTTTTGCTATTTTTGATAAAGAAGAATGTATAGTTATTGATGAAGGTTTAAGAGAGGGGCTTTGTATGACAAATTTATAA
- a CDS encoding SAM-dependent methyltransferase produces MKFSQFFNTWLHENYYKNVSKIGKNGDFFTAVSVGNLFGILLAKHFLKLIDKGVLKFPLEIVEIGANEGYLSRDFLSALLEFRPEIFPQISFFIIEPHKKLQILQKKTLEGIDFIHKNSLEECHFKNAFFFSNELFDSFTCELIDKDTMAYVKDYQIIFKPIDKNLQQRCQELGLTKGELSLELEIFLKKLDKASEKFIFAGFDYGTFSNDRFSIRIYQKHEVFNPFEISLKDFFGKSDITYNVNFNHLKMTIENLNFKLLHLKKQSQALIDFGFEELLEYTKNKNIKSYENLLSQSKILFFNFDEKFHFFEFAKL; encoded by the coding sequence ATGAAATTTAGTCAATTTTTTAATACTTGGCTTCATGAAAATTACTATAAAAATGTTAGTAAGATAGGTAAAAATGGAGATTTTTTTACTGCAGTAAGCGTGGGAAATCTTTTTGGTATCTTGCTAGCAAAACACTTTTTAAAACTTATTGATAAAGGCGTATTAAAATTTCCTTTAGAAATAGTTGAAATTGGAGCCAATGAGGGTTATTTAAGTCGTGATTTTCTATCTGCCTTGCTTGAATTTAGACCTGAAATTTTCCCTCAAATTTCTTTTTTTATTATAGAGCCTCATAAAAAATTACAAATTTTACAAAAGAAAACTTTAGAAGGTATAGATTTTATTCATAAAAATAGCTTAGAAGAATGTCATTTTAAAAATGCCTTTTTTTTCTCCAATGAGCTTTTTGACAGCTTTACCTGTGAACTTATAGATAAGGATACAATGGCTTACGTAAAAGATTATCAAATTATTTTTAAACCTATAGATAAAAACTTGCAACAAAGATGTCAAGAACTTGGATTAACAAAAGGGGAATTAAGTTTAGAACTTGAAATTTTTCTTAAAAAACTTGACAAAGCTAGTGAAAAATTTATCTTTGCAGGTTTTGATTATGGAACTTTTAGCAATGATCGTTTTAGTATAAGAATTTATCAAAAACATGAAGTTTTTAATCCTTTTGAAATTTCTTTAAAAGATTTTTTTGGAAAAAGCGATATAACTTATAATGTAAATTTTAATCATCTTAAAATGACCATTGAAAATTTAAATTTCAAACTTTTACATTTAAAAAAACAAAGTCAAGCCTTAATCGATTTTGGTTTTGAAGAATTATTAGAATATACAAAAAATAAAAACATAAAAAGTTATGAAAATTTACTTTCTCAAAGCAAAATTTTATTTTTTAATTTTGATGAAAAATTTCATTTTTTTGAATTTGCAAAATTATAA
- a CDS encoding M23 family metallopeptidase: MKKILILLSCCFIYVFGNQEIKLVKGQAIFLEFDKKNFIELKNQNQIIPTFIHPRNKNKILAIFALPYKNPPKSTKLIAIYKNKQQEIIITALEGNYKSEQIQVAKNKIFPPKNVQDRIKKEFKEANNIYTSYTSKPLYDGTFSIPLASFITSDFGKARIFNHKISSYHSGIDFRAISGTPVYAANSGIVKIAKNRYYAGNSVVIDHGLGIYSQYYHLSKINVKNGQKIKKGDLIGLSGATGRVSGPHLHFGILVAQKQVDPLDFIKKFNALFDEI, encoded by the coding sequence ATGAAAAAAATATTGATTTTACTCTCTTGTTGCTTTATTTATGTTTTTGGAAACCAAGAAATTAAACTTGTCAAAGGACAAGCTATATTTTTAGAATTTGATAAAAAGAATTTTATAGAATTAAAAAATCAAAATCAAATCATTCCAACTTTTATTCATCCAAGAAATAAAAATAAAATCCTTGCAATTTTTGCTTTACCTTATAAAAACCCTCCAAAAAGCACAAAATTAATTGCTATTTATAAAAATAAACAACAAGAAATCATTATTACTGCATTAGAGGGAAATTATAAAAGCGAACAAATCCAAGTAGCGAAAAATAAAATTTTTCCGCCAAAAAATGTACAAGATCGTATTAAAAAAGAATTTAAAGAAGCCAATAATATCTACACTTCATACACTTCAAAACCTTTATATGACGGAACTTTTTCAATACCTCTTGCAAGTTTTATTACAAGTGATTTTGGCAAAGCTAGAATTTTTAATCACAAAATCTCAAGCTACCACAGTGGAATAGATTTTAGAGCAATAAGCGGAACTCCAGTTTATGCTGCAAATTCAGGTATAGTAAAAATTGCTAAAAATAGATATTATGCTGGCAATTCTGTAGTTATTGATCATGGTTTAGGAATTTATTCTCAATACTATCATCTTTCAAAGATCAATGTAAAAAATGGACAAAAGATTAAAAAAGGAGATCTTATAGGACTAAGTGGGGCTACTGGAAGAGTGAGTGGACCACATTTACACTTTGGCATACTTGTTGCACAAAAACAAGTAGATCCTTTAGATTTTATAAAAAAATTTAATGCGCTATTTGATGAAATTTAG
- the glyS gene encoding glycine--tRNA ligase subunit beta, translating into MSELLIEIGTEELPAIPLLKELPNIEKKWQNILNEYRLMSEFIFYYTPRRLVFFHKNFHNKQEDTTVELIGAPKNIALKEGKLTSAGQAFLEKADIKESELEFKEIKGKEVLYHQKTLIGKNSIEILGEMINKFLKSLNFGKSMRWGDHSFEFIRAIRNIACVLGDQLVEFEIFGVKSSKKTFVHRSVSYDFFPFQNIKEYFQILENNFIILDPKKRKEKILNDFKELEKKYDIIIGQDEELLAEVIAITEYPKALFGSFDRAFLEIPNEVIITSMRENQRYFAVFNNDKELSNHFIVVSNAVCEDYSKIIHGNERVLRARLSDAMFFYQNDLQKGLEPQKLKKIIYLENLGTMDDKSSREIELAKILCEFLKNNHFEKISKAIYYTKADLTTQMVYEFTDLQGIIGSYYAAKMGFEQEICLAIKEQYLPNSEKSDLPSTEFSSIVALANKFDTLLGLFSIGKIPSGTKDPYALRRAANGILKILLNLNKNFDINAFLEKASKNYQNFNLKILKDFIFERIYTFYDLNPSFIKAVLVSKNSDIIVIDESIKALAKISQKSNFNDYFSTFKRLANIAQKTTNTINENLFIEVEKKLYIAFKESLKALTIEEKLNKLFALKPEIDAFFEAVMINDKDEKLKNNRQALVFNIYQEFLKIADIKELSL; encoded by the coding sequence ATGAGCGAATTATTAATCGAAATTGGCACAGAAGAATTACCTGCTATACCTTTATTAAAAGAACTTCCAAATATAGAAAAAAAATGGCAAAATATTTTAAATGAATATCGCTTAATGAGCGAATTTATATTTTATTATACTCCACGTCGTTTAGTATTTTTTCATAAAAATTTTCATAATAAACAAGAAGATACTACAGTTGAATTGATAGGAGCACCTAAAAATATAGCCCTAAAAGAAGGTAAATTAACTTCTGCAGGGCAAGCTTTTTTAGAAAAAGCAGATATTAAAGAGAGTGAACTTGAATTTAAAGAGATTAAAGGAAAAGAAGTTTTATATCATCAAAAAACTTTAATAGGAAAAAATAGTATTGAAATTTTAGGAGAAATGATTAATAAATTCCTCAAAAGCTTAAATTTTGGAAAAAGTATGCGTTGGGGAGATCATTCTTTTGAATTCATACGCGCTATTAGAAATATTGCATGTGTCTTAGGTGATCAACTGGTTGAATTTGAAATTTTTGGAGTTAAAAGCTCTAAAAAAACTTTTGTTCATAGAAGTGTAAGTTATGATTTCTTTCCTTTTCAAAACATTAAAGAGTATTTTCAAATTTTAGAAAATAATTTTATCATCCTTGATCCAAAAAAACGCAAAGAAAAAATTTTAAATGACTTTAAAGAGCTTGAAAAAAAATATGATATTATTATTGGTCAAGATGAAGAACTCTTAGCCGAAGTTATAGCTATTACAGAATATCCAAAAGCTCTTTTTGGAAGTTTTGATAGAGCTTTTTTAGAAATTCCCAATGAAGTTATCATCACTTCAATGAGAGAAAATCAACGCTATTTTGCCGTTTTTAATAATGACAAGGAATTAAGTAACCACTTTATTGTTGTTAGCAATGCAGTTTGCGAGGATTATTCGAAAATCATACATGGCAATGAAAGAGTTTTAAGGGCAAGATTAAGTGATGCAATGTTCTTTTATCAAAATGATTTACAAAAAGGTTTAGAACCTCAAAAACTTAAAAAAATCATTTATCTTGAAAATTTAGGAACAATGGATGATAAAAGTTCAAGAGAAATAGAACTAGCAAAAATTTTATGTGAATTTTTAAAAAATAATCATTTCGAAAAAATTTCCAAAGCGATTTATTATACAAAAGCCGATTTAACAACTCAAATGGTTTATGAATTTACAGATTTACAAGGAATTATAGGAAGTTACTATGCTGCTAAAATGGGATTTGAACAAGAAATTTGTCTTGCTATAAAAGAACAGTATTTACCAAATTCTGAAAAATCAGATCTTCCTAGTACAGAATTTTCAAGCATAGTTGCTTTGGCTAATAAATTTGATACCCTTTTAGGACTTTTTAGTATAGGTAAAATTCCAAGCGGAACAAAAGATCCTTATGCACTAAGGCGTGCCGCCAATGGTATTTTAAAAATACTTTTAAATTTAAACAAAAATTTTGATATCAATGCATTTTTAGAAAAAGCTTCAAAGAATTATCAGAACTTTAATTTAAAAATATTAAAAGATTTTATTTTTGAAAGGATTTATACATTTTATGATTTAAATCCTAGTTTTATCAAAGCTGTTCTTGTTTCAAAAAATTCTGATATTATTGTTATTGATGAAAGCATTAAAGCCTTAGCAAAAATCAGTCAAAAAAGTAATTTCAATGATTATTTTAGCACCTTTAAACGCCTTGCTAATATTGCTCAAAAAACTACAAATACTATTAATGAAAACTTATTTATAGAAGTAGAAAAAAAACTTTACATAGCATTTAAAGAAAGTTTAAAAGCTCTTACAATTGAAGAAAAGCTAAATAAATTATTTGCCTTAAAACCTGAAATTGATGCTTTTTTTGAAGCTGTTATGATTAATGATAAAGATGAAAAACTTAAAAATAACCGTCAAGCCTTAGTATTTAATATCTATCAAGAATTTCTCAAAATTGCAGATATTAAGGAACTTAGTTTATGA
- a CDS encoding HAD family hydrolase produces MINVFFDMDGTLIDSANAISCAVNEIRAELNLSTLTKEEIINIINTPNVDWGKKLYNIDNFHHSSFKDGFEKYFIKHYEQSVILFEGVIDLLKFLKSKNCFLAIATNAPQSSLTNILKKHGIIPYFDKILGVSIGIEPKPNPQMLHLLMDEAPYQTSIFIGDSQKDKECAKNAKIPYYHAKWYQKNLKENEFSDVQTLKEYLLKYL; encoded by the coding sequence ATGATTAATGTATTTTTTGATATGGATGGAACCTTAATTGATAGTGCAAACGCTATTTCTTGTGCCGTTAATGAAATTCGTGCTGAACTTAATCTAAGCACTTTAACAAAAGAAGAGATAATTAATATTATCAATACTCCAAATGTAGATTGGGGTAAAAAACTTTATAATATAGATAATTTTCATCATTCAAGCTTTAAGGATGGCTTTGAAAAATATTTCATCAAGCATTATGAGCAAAGTGTAATACTTTTTGAAGGAGTTATAGACCTTTTAAAATTTTTAAAAAGTAAAAATTGCTTTTTAGCTATTGCAACAAATGCTCCTCAAAGCTCACTTACAAATATTCTCAAAAAACATGGAATAATTCCATATTTTGATAAAATTTTAGGAGTAAGTATAGGAATAGAACCTAAACCAAATCCTCAAATGCTTCATCTTCTTATGGATGAAGCCCCTTATCAAACAAGTATTTTTATAGGCGATAGTCAAAAAGATAAAGAATGCGCTAAAAATGCAAAAATTCCATATTATCACGCTAAATGGTATCAAAAAAATTTAAAAGAAAATGAATTTAGCGATGTGCAAACTTTAAAAGAATACTTATTAAAATATTTATGA
- a CDS encoding cation:proton antiporter: protein MDNFLEIFLIAAALAIILNVILKKFEIPTIIGYIAAGEIISEIYHLSGKGEITHIAEFGIVFLMFTIGLEFSFKYLMAMKQEVFLNGSLQMLTCGFIFTLIIMGIFSLEDKNATIVGFALALSSTAVVLKILNDNGDINEQYGRKALGILLFQDIAVIPLLLLVDILSSNNQNIEQILFTSLISAILLIALLFFIGKYLVDRIFRLIIRTSSQEIFIGTILFMVIGASFLANYFGFSYSLGAFIAGALIAETKYKHKIEADLIPFRDLLLGLFFMTVGMQIQLNVIAENWFLICVLTLIIMLLKFGIVFGFLFLYTKKRVALKTAFSIAQVGEFALAIFSLLQAKNMLDIKISQILIVVSIITMIITPFILNNIRKITNVVEDITLNTNTIQNTPQSNLKNHLVIFGYGRLGQEMVQRIKNTGVPYLVLESDLNLVELGISRGENVIFANAAQEETLKIANIEECAVVVITITNEAKLEMLCQLLSSYPKPIDTIIHVNGNLKKMLFSSIDDNIRIVRSEKILARNLVQEALECRIHKNT from the coding sequence ATGGATAATTTTTTAGAAATTTTTCTTATTGCAGCAGCGTTAGCGATCATTTTAAATGTCATTTTAAAAAAATTTGAAATTCCTACTATTATTGGTTATATAGCAGCAGGAGAGATTATTTCTGAAATTTATCATTTAAGTGGAAAGGGTGAAATAACCCATATTGCCGAATTTGGTATTGTTTTTTTAATGTTTACTATTGGACTTGAATTTTCTTTTAAATATTTAATGGCCATGAAGCAAGAAGTTTTTTTAAATGGATCTTTACAAATGCTTACTTGCGGATTTATATTTACTTTAATTATTATGGGAATTTTTTCCCTTGAAGATAAAAATGCAACAATAGTAGGTTTTGCTTTAGCACTTTCTTCTACGGCTGTAGTATTAAAAATCTTAAACGATAATGGAGATATCAACGAACAATATGGTAGAAAAGCTCTAGGAATTTTACTTTTTCAAGATATAGCTGTCATTCCTTTACTCTTACTTGTTGATATACTCTCATCTAATAATCAAAATATAGAACAAATTTTATTCACCTCGCTTATTTCAGCAATCCTTTTAATCGCTTTGCTTTTTTTTATAGGAAAATATTTAGTTGATAGAATTTTTAGACTTATTATACGAACTTCTTCTCAAGAAATTTTTATTGGTACAATTTTATTTATGGTTATTGGGGCGAGTTTTTTAGCAAATTATTTTGGATTTTCTTATTCTTTGGGCGCTTTTATAGCTGGAGCATTGATTGCGGAAACAAAATATAAACATAAAATTGAAGCTGATCTAATTCCTTTTAGGGATTTACTTTTAGGGCTTTTTTTTATGACTGTGGGTATGCAAATTCAACTCAATGTAATAGCTGAAAATTGGTTTTTAATCTGTGTTTTAACCTTGATAATAATGCTATTAAAATTTGGTATAGTATTTGGATTTTTGTTTCTTTATACTAAAAAAAGAGTCGCTTTAAAAACTGCCTTTTCAATTGCACAAGTTGGAGAATTCGCTTTAGCAATTTTTTCTCTTTTGCAAGCTAAAAATATGCTCGATATTAAAATTTCACAAATTTTGATTGTAGTTTCGATTATAACAATGATTATTACACCTTTTATATTAAACAATATAAGAAAAATTACTAATGTAGTTGAAGATATCACACTAAATACAAATACTATTCAAAATACTCCTCAAAGTAATTTAAAAAATCATCTTGTTATTTTCGGATATGGTCGCTTAGGACAAGAAATGGTGCAAAGAATTAAAAATACTGGGGTACCTTATTTGGTCTTAGAAAGTGATTTAAATTTAGTTGAGTTAGGGATTAGTCGTGGAGAAAATGTAATTTTTGCAAATGCGGCTCAAGAAGAAACCCTTAAAATTGCAAATATTGAAGAATGCGCAGTAGTGGTAATTACTATTACCAATGAAGCAAAACTTGAGATGCTCTGCCAGCTTTTATCATCTTATCCAAAACCTATAGACACTATTATCCATGTTAATGGGAATCTTAAAAAAATGCTTTTTTCAAGTATTGATGATAATATTCGTATTGTAAGATCGGAAAAAATTCTAGCTCGAAATTTAGTTCAAGAAGCGTTAGAATGTAGAATTCATAAAAATACCTAA
- a CDS encoding heat shock protein transcriptional repressor HspR, giving the protein MDHHYDEPVYLISVVAKVLSIHPQTLRQYEREGLVEPSRTDGKIRLYSQRDIDRIKLILRLTRDMGVNLAGVDVILKLKNQIHEFENLIDELRLELSKQKNPGAASKAVVKHKNSFDLIFYEKK; this is encoded by the coding sequence ATGGATCATCATTATGACGAACCCGTATATTTAATAAGCGTTGTTGCTAAAGTTTTAAGTATACATCCACAAACTTTACGACAATATGAAAGAGAAGGATTAGTAGAGCCGAGTCGAACTGATGGAAAAATAAGACTTTATTCTCAAAGAGATATTGATCGTATTAAATTAATTTTACGTTTAACTCGTGATATGGGAGTTAATTTAGCAGGAGTTGATGTTATATTAAAATTAAAAAATCAAATTCATGAATTTGAAAATTTAATTGATGAATTACGTTTAGAACTTAGCAAACAAAAAAATCCAGGTGCAGCCTCAAAGGCCGTTGTTAAACATAAAAATAGTTTTGATTTAATTTTTTATGAAAAAAAATAA